A window from Candidatus Omnitrophota bacterium encodes these proteins:
- a CDS encoding class I SAM-dependent methyltransferase codes for MCHESCINFGKRIIKKEYVENKFVLEVGSMDINGSLRSFIESFAPVEYIGVDMQKGPGVDLVCAAEDIVNKFGRNKFDLVICTEVLEHVKNWKKVIWNLKHVVKPGGIVVVTTRSKGFPNHSYPFDFWRYEISDIEHIFADFDIKVLEKDTGAPGVFLLAKKTIFLTNGKAVSIDLYSMLLGKRCSIAAIYFYTFPMQMKVYFRHPLKFFTMIWCSCVKLFVAASRFFK; via the coding sequence ATGTGTCATGAATCTTGCATTAATTTTGGAAAAAGAATTATTAAAAAAGAATATGTTGAGAATAAATTTGTGCTGGAAGTAGGCTCTATGGATATCAATGGTTCTCTGAGATCTTTCATAGAATCGTTTGCCCCTGTTGAATATATTGGGGTTGACATGCAAAAAGGACCCGGGGTTGACCTGGTGTGCGCCGCCGAAGATATTGTAAACAAATTTGGACGAAACAAATTCGATTTAGTAATTTGCACAGAAGTCTTGGAACATGTGAAAAATTGGAAAAAAGTTATTTGGAATTTGAAGCATGTTGTAAAGCCAGGAGGAATAGTGGTCGTAACTACCAGATCAAAAGGGTTCCCGAATCATAGCTATCCTTTTGATTTTTGGAGATATGAGATTTCTGACATAGAACATATATTCGCTGATTTTGATATTAAGGTCTTGGAAAAAGATACCGGTGCGCCAGGAGTCTTTCTTTTAGCTAAAAAAACTATTTTTTTAACTAATGGCAAGGCTGTCAGCATTGACCTTTACTCAATGCTGTTGGGAAAAAGATGCTCGATAGCGGCAATCTATTTTTACACTTTTCCTATGCAAATGAAGGTTTATTTTAGGCATCCTTTGAAGTTTTTTACGATGATATGGTGTAGTTGTGTAAAATTATTTGTTGCGGCAAGCCGTTTTTTTAAATAA
- a CDS encoding tetratricopeptide repeat protein, with translation MNKVIVRISIILTAVFLLRATCSATEITKIPSDPNYIKFLEYGSQGKFEDAEKELKLIKAKQYEMLIHINLNVIKSIFDKKITEQTAMHLFNGSYYLEKGETKKAIAELNEAIAANPNYSETYRKMGIAYSADGKFGKAISELTKAIKIDPMNEYLYFTRGSIYFKDGYYSKASDDHTKAIEIAPNNAKFYEQRAVCYYMKGKYDKVIDDFSKAISIDHSDPNVYIQRGVAYSMKKQYNKAKDDFEKAMKIDPINSFAYLNRGILNFVALNDDAACTDFKTAIKLKLDNILAYLWLADTYYRQHDYDKTWETVNKILELKGKVNPSFLDKLKKESGREK, from the coding sequence ATGAATAAAGTTATAGTCAGGATTTCAATAATACTGACAGCGGTATTTTTATTGCGTGCTACGTGTAGTGCCACTGAGATTACAAAAATACCTAGTGATCCAAATTATATCAAGTTTTTAGAATATGGCTCACAAGGAAAATTTGAAGATGCGGAAAAAGAATTAAAACTAATAAAGGCAAAACAATATGAAATGTTAATACATATTAATCTTAATGTGATTAAGAGCATATTTGATAAAAAAATCACAGAACAGACTGCAATGCATCTATTTAATGGGTCTTATTATCTTGAAAAAGGTGAAACAAAAAAAGCAATCGCAGAACTTAACGAAGCTATTGCAGCTAATCCCAACTATTCAGAAACTTATCGCAAAATGGGCATTGCTTATTCTGCTGATGGTAAATTTGGGAAGGCAATATCTGAATTAACCAAAGCTATAAAAATCGATCCTATGAATGAATATCTTTATTTTACTCGCGGAAGTATTTATTTTAAAGATGGTTATTATAGTAAAGCAAGCGATGACCATACTAAAGCGATAGAGATAGCACCAAATAACGCCAAATTTTATGAACAAAGAGCTGTTTGTTATTATATGAAAGGGAAGTATGATAAAGTAATAGATGATTTTAGTAAGGCAATATCAATCGACCATAGTGATCCCAATGTCTATATACAGCGAGGTGTTGCGTATAGCATGAAAAAGCAATACAACAAAGCTAAAGATGATTTTGAGAAGGCGATGAAAATAGATCCTATTAATAGTTTCGCATATTTAAACCGCGGGATTTTAAATTTTGTGGCATTAAATGATGATGCTGCATGCACAGATTTTAAAACTGCCATAAAATTAAAGCTTGATAATATTTTGGCATATTTGTGGTTGGCAGATACATATTATCGACAACATGATTACGATAAAACATGGGAAACTGTTAACAAGATATTGGAATTGAAGGGGAAAGTTAATCCCAGTTTTCTTGATAAATTGAAAAAGGAATCCGGTAGAGAAAAATAA
- a CDS encoding glycosyltransferase family 1 protein, which yields MDTDNIKNRKPRIGIDARILSQPMNGVARYAVNLLKGLQRYDKYEICLFTDTPILDEYKPCISGHRVILFSNKIFKKYWKNWVLPVQLLKHKIQLYHALWDKGVPLISAVPSIMTIHDLYAISRDNSTIKRKKKIARYVNYFLEALVSKKIFTVSEYSKKEIVTKLHVRPGKVLVAYPDCDREYIEKAAALKAAGMEEPYFISIAGRLDDVRKNVLFLIRSFCKFTANGDPKRARYKLVVVGHCDKEGEAFKRLTKLIDSCGLNDRVILTGYLDDAALYSMIKRARAMIFTSLFEGFGIPILEAFFLGTPVITSNTSALLEVAASNSALLVNPLSEDELSAAMTALSEDDSLRNKLAANGRRRLADFDWKLTMERITAAYDEILPPTPCIIRKI from the coding sequence ATGGACACAGATAATATAAAAAATAGGAAGCCCAGGATAGGAATCGACGCGAGGATACTTTCTCAGCCAATGAACGGCGTGGCGAGGTATGCTGTCAATCTCCTGAAGGGCCTTCAGCGGTACGATAAATACGAGATATGCCTCTTTACCGATACGCCCATCCTCGACGAATACAAACCCTGCATATCCGGCCACAGGGTGATACTCTTCAGTAATAAAATATTTAAAAAATACTGGAAGAATTGGGTGTTGCCCGTCCAGCTTTTAAAGCATAAGATACAGCTGTACCATGCTTTGTGGGATAAGGGCGTGCCGCTCATCTCAGCTGTTCCGTCTATTATGACTATACATGACCTATATGCTATCTCCCGCGACAATAGTACCATCAAAAGAAAAAAGAAGATCGCCAGATACGTCAATTATTTTCTTGAAGCCTTGGTTTCGAAAAAGATATTCACCGTATCCGAATATTCAAAAAAAGAGATAGTTACGAAATTGCATGTTAGGCCCGGGAAGGTGTTGGTGGCTTATCCGGACTGCGATAGGGAATATATAGAGAAGGCCGCCGCATTAAAGGCCGCCGGTATGGAAGAGCCATATTTTATAAGTATCGCGGGAAGACTGGACGATGTAAGAAAGAACGTGCTCTTTCTTATAAGGTCTTTTTGCAAGTTTACGGCTAATGGCGATCCGAAGAGGGCGCGTTATAAGCTGGTGGTGGTCGGCCATTGCGATAAAGAGGGCGAAGCGTTTAAGAGACTGACTAAGCTTATAGATTCCTGCGGTCTTAACGACAGGGTCATATTGACGGGATACCTCGACGATGCGGCTCTCTATTCGATGATTAAGCGGGCAAGGGCCATGATATTTACTTCTCTATTCGAGGGGTTTGGCATACCGATACTGGAGGCGTTCTTTCTGGGTACTCCCGTTATAACCTCCAATACTTCGGCTCTGCTCGAGGTCGCGGCGTCTAATAGCGCTCTACTGGTAAATCCGCTGTCGGAGGACGAACTGTCCGCGGCGATGACTGCCTTGAGCGAAGACGATAGCCTGCGGAACAAGCTTGCCGCAAATGGGAGGAGGCGGTTGGCGGATTTTGACTGGAAACTCACTATGGAACGGATAACCGCGGCGTATGACGAGATATTGCCTCCGACGCCTTGCATTATCCGGAAGATATGA
- a CDS encoding PilZ domain-containing protein has translation MNTLQEKRRYERYPIYCPIEYKSEDHYPKEPSVTLNISEAGALITVGREFPLLSNLIIKLMLKDEVLFVISQIRHIRQKQNEEAYEAGIEFWDKPRDFGKKFHSELKAIKEYQRKYRENQGSDISLSEASLNWYKDAEY, from the coding sequence GTGAACACACTGCAAGAAAAACGCCGCTATGAACGCTATCCTATATATTGTCCTATTGAATATAAGTCCGAAGATCATTACCCAAAAGAGCCGTCAGTAACGCTCAATATATCGGAGGCGGGCGCGCTGATAACGGTAGGGCGCGAGTTTCCGCTTTTATCCAACCTGATAATAAAATTAATGCTTAAAGACGAGGTATTGTTTGTTATAAGCCAGATCCGGCATATCCGGCAGAAGCAGAACGAAGAGGCGTACGAGGCCGGTATCGAGTTTTGGGACAAGCCCAGAGATTTTGGCAAGAAATTCCACAGCGAGCTTAAGGCTATCAAAGAATACCAGCGAAAATACAGGGAGAATCAGGGTTCCGATATTTCTCTATCTGAGGCCTCGCTCAACTGGTATAAGGACGCGGAATACTGA
- a CDS encoding MarR family transcriptional regulator — MSEMSLSEFADKVSGMMPEFMRELYRKDPCDLHKMRITLPQLAIMIILERGGSQNMTDLARTMNVTTAAMTGIVERLVREGYVKRERDPEDRRIIKVIATTKGINAARGAEQSKKKMLARVFGVISAKERAEYLRILTIVRDRLREKRADEEKKGKE, encoded by the coding sequence ATGTCGGAAATGTCGCTTTCGGAATTTGCGGATAAAGTATCCGGGATGATGCCGGAATTTATGAGGGAGCTTTACCGGAAAGATCCCTGTGATCTTCATAAGATGCGCATTACGCTTCCTCAGCTCGCGATAATGATAATACTCGAGCGTGGAGGGAGCCAAAACATGACGGACCTTGCGCGCACCATGAACGTGACTACTGCCGCCATGACCGGCATAGTGGAGCGGCTCGTCCGTGAAGGTTATGTGAAGCGCGAGCGCGACCCGGAAGACAGGCGTATAATAAAAGTAATAGCTACAACTAAGGGCATCAATGCCGCTCGGGGCGCCGAACAGAGCAAGAAGAAGATGCTTGCGAGGGTCTTCGGCGTCATCTCAGCGAAGGAGCGCGCAGAGTATCTGAGGATATTAACCATCGTAAGAGACCGCCTCCGCGAGAAGAGGGCGGATGAGGAAAAGAAGGGGAAAGAATAA
- a CDS encoding TolC family protein: MKRFVAILLLFFILLSLGPADVLSEGTAVSAKERKKAAQEQASYSVPAKAEPTSKAISDNPASAPAEKTPICSIAFTLPDCYQMALIQSEIIAINADLIKEADAHFLVALSEILPHASFISEDYQETKPADKGTTFGTLKPAKSSTRYFNVTQTLFNGFKAIAAIRGAKYEKNQRIDEKIRAEQLLLVDVADAFYLLKERRDDLKVLKKTRKALADRVKELIAREKLGRSKPSEVVNVKAQLYNVEASIELAKSREITARQLLEFLVGQPVGEISDSYPFPIKLNIEEYYVLKASDRPDVKAAKFAWELSKENIRVVDSGFLPEADLSGNYYVQRTGFYENTDWDVMLTVNVPIFEGTEVLGNSKVANLEADERKQEYHRAKRKAPYDIKDSYANLVGAMAVYEALRKAYSAAKLNYHLQKKDYERSLVSNLDVLTSIQTLEDAERDYISALYAAKRQYWQLRVAVGQSGTESLNDTF, encoded by the coding sequence GTGAAGAGATTTGTAGCGATTTTATTATTATTTTTTATTTTATTGAGTTTAGGCCCGGCGGATGTCCTGAGCGAAGGGACGGCCGTTTCCGCAAAAGAGCGTAAAAAGGCCGCGCAGGAACAAGCCTCCTACAGTGTGCCCGCGAAGGCTGAACCAACGTCTAAAGCGATTTCTGATAACCCTGCATCCGCTCCCGCGGAGAAAACTCCGATTTGTTCAATAGCATTTACATTACCGGATTGCTACCAGATGGCCCTTATACAGAGCGAAATAATCGCTATAAACGCCGATCTTATAAAAGAAGCGGATGCGCACTTTCTGGTGGCTTTGTCTGAGATACTGCCGCACGCATCGTTTATATCCGAAGACTATCAGGAGACAAAGCCTGCCGATAAAGGCACGACCTTCGGTACTTTAAAACCAGCCAAGAGCTCGACCAGATATTTTAACGTTACACAGACGCTTTTTAACGGTTTCAAAGCCATAGCCGCGATACGTGGCGCCAAATACGAGAAGAACCAGCGTATCGATGAAAAGATACGCGCCGAACAGCTCCTCCTCGTCGACGTAGCGGACGCTTTTTATCTTTTGAAAGAGAGACGGGACGATCTTAAAGTTTTGAAAAAGACTCGGAAAGCGCTCGCGGATCGCGTTAAGGAACTGATAGCCCGCGAAAAATTGGGACGTTCGAAGCCAAGCGAAGTGGTAAACGTTAAAGCCCAGCTTTATAACGTCGAGGCGTCTATAGAACTGGCGAAGAGTAGAGAGATAACGGCGCGCCAGCTTTTGGAATTTCTCGTGGGACAGCCGGTCGGCGAAATATCGGATTCGTACCCATTTCCCATAAAACTAAACATAGAAGAGTATTATGTTTTAAAAGCTTCCGACAGGCCCGACGTGAAGGCCGCGAAGTTTGCCTGGGAATTGTCGAAAGAAAATATCAGGGTGGTGGATAGCGGTTTCCTGCCCGAAGCCGATTTGTCGGGCAATTATTACGTCCAGCGTACGGGTTTTTATGAAAATACCGACTGGGATGTAATGCTTACCGTAAATGTGCCGATATTCGAAGGAACCGAAGTTTTGGGCAATTCCAAAGTGGCCAACCTGGAGGCGGATGAGCGAAAGCAGGAATATCATCGCGCGAAACGCAAAGCGCCTTACGATATTAAGGATTCTTACGCAAACCTCGTTGGAGCTATGGCCGTATATGAAGCGTTAAGGAAGGCGTATTCGGCGGCAAAGCTGAATTATCATTTGCAGAAGAAAGATTACGAGCGCAGTCTGGTCAGCAACCTTGATGTTTTGACGTCTATCCAGACGCTGGAAGACGCCGAGAGAGATTATATAAGCGCTTTGTATGCGGCTAAGCGCCAGTACTGGCAGTTGCGCGTTGCGGTCGGGCAGAGCGGAACGGAGAGCTTGAATGACACTTTCTGA
- a CDS encoding efflux RND transporter permease subunit produces the protein MTLSDLSIKNPVFAWMMMAALIIFGIISYTRLGVGQLPDVDFPMVSINLTWEGAAPEVMETDVVDIAEDSLMSIQGVREISSSIRQGSATISVEFDLNKNIDVAVQDVQSKIDQAQRTLPKELDPAVVTKVNSEDHPILMLAVSSDGRPLRDIMTYVQDHLKNQFATINGVGDIFLGGFVDRNLRVWVDANKLEAYQLTVQDVIDAVKSEHEELPAGRIETPIKEFNVRVMGEAATTKEFENLLIPKRSGQPVFRPIYLKEVATIEDGLADVRRIARSNKRQTVALGIRKQRGANEVEVAHKIMERLAEIKKYAPKDIDIGIRYNKTKFSEDSIQELIFTLILSAIVTSLVCWFFLGSWSATLNILLAIPTSVLGTFIVIYFLGFTLNTFTVLGLSLAIGIVVDDAIMVLENIVRYRERGVEKVEAARRGARQITFAAIAATIALIAIFLPVAFMYGIIGKFFFQYGVTISVAVALSLLEALTLAPMRCSQFLEVGSRRTFIGKGVDSGFKWLASTYHFLLEKALRARILVVILALAFFAASIFFVGIMRKEFLPSQDMSMLMCRLQTPVGSSITLTDERSKLAEDFLMSRPEVSDYFSLVGGFGSGEVNSSVMFVTLKDPKKRPIVPPNKKPLTQGELMTVFRKELNKIPDTKATIQDLSLSGFSAQRGFPVEFTVRGPDWEKLSAYSDEIRAKMEESKLMLDVDTDFLAKIPEIRVVPNRQKADDMGVSVSAIGSAVNALIGGERIAKYTKDGRRYDVRVRLMPSQRTEEEDIEKLWVWNNRNELVQLKNVVTISSKPTPMTITRRNRERAITIYANVAPGKSQTDAFKEVERITKSVLPEGYKAVFSGSAQTAIESLVSLLIAFILGILIAYMVLASQFNSYLHPLSVLFALPFSISGAFISLWVFNQSLNIYSMIGLILLMGIVKKNSILLVDFTNQHREAGLEVKPALLKACPIRLRPILMTSIATISAAVPPALAIGPGAETRIPMSITIIGGVIVSTLFTLFVVPCVYSLFSKLERRRYDIKFEDLDDKNDSAVAMEGDI, from the coding sequence ATGACACTTTCTGACCTTTCGATAAAAAATCCGGTATTTGCGTGGATGATGATGGCCGCGCTTATTATATTCGGCATTATAAGCTACACACGCCTGGGTGTCGGGCAATTGCCTGACGTCGACTTCCCGATGGTTTCGATAAACCTTACGTGGGAAGGCGCGGCTCCCGAGGTAATGGAGACGGACGTCGTAGATATAGCTGAAGATTCCCTGATGAGCATACAGGGGGTGCGCGAAATATCGTCTTCCATACGCCAGGGGTCGGCAACTATAAGCGTAGAATTTGATCTGAATAAAAACATAGATGTCGCCGTCCAGGATGTCCAGTCGAAGATCGACCAGGCGCAGAGGACACTGCCGAAAGAGCTCGATCCTGCCGTTGTAACAAAGGTTAACTCCGAAGACCATCCGATATTGATGCTGGCCGTTTCGTCCGATGGCAGGCCGTTACGCGACATAATGACCTATGTGCAGGATCATCTCAAGAATCAGTTCGCCACTATAAACGGCGTCGGTGACATATTCCTCGGAGGATTCGTCGACAGGAATCTCAGGGTATGGGTTGACGCCAATAAGCTCGAGGCCTACCAGCTTACCGTGCAGGACGTAATAGATGCCGTAAAATCGGAACATGAGGAATTGCCCGCCGGTAGAATTGAAACGCCGATAAAAGAATTTAACGTAAGGGTAATGGGGGAGGCGGCTACCACAAAAGAATTTGAAAACCTCCTTATACCTAAAAGGTCGGGCCAGCCGGTATTCCGGCCGATATATTTAAAGGAAGTCGCGACTATCGAAGACGGACTTGCCGACGTCAGGCGCATAGCGCGATCGAACAAGCGTCAGACGGTGGCGCTCGGCATCCGCAAACAACGCGGCGCCAACGAGGTCGAAGTCGCGCACAAGATAATGGAACGGCTGGCGGAGATAAAAAAATACGCGCCTAAAGATATCGATATAGGTATCCGCTACAATAAAACGAAATTCAGCGAGGACTCGATACAGGAATTGATATTCACGCTGATACTCTCGGCTATAGTTACGTCGCTCGTTTGCTGGTTCTTTCTGGGTTCATGGAGCGCTACACTCAATATATTGCTCGCCATCCCGACGTCGGTGCTTGGAACCTTCATAGTCATATACTTTTTAGGTTTTACGCTGAACACGTTTACCGTCTTGGGACTGTCGCTCGCGATAGGTATAGTCGTCGACGACGCCATAATGGTGCTCGAAAATATCGTGCGCTACAGGGAGAGAGGTGTCGAAAAAGTAGAAGCCGCGCGCAGGGGCGCCCGGCAGATAACATTCGCGGCCATCGCCGCGACGATAGCTCTGATCGCCATATTCCTGCCGGTCGCGTTCATGTACGGTATTATCGGAAAGTTCTTTTTCCAATACGGCGTTACAATATCGGTCGCGGTAGCGCTCTCGCTTCTGGAAGCGCTGACTCTGGCGCCAATGAGATGCTCGCAATTCCTGGAGGTCGGGTCGCGCCGCACCTTTATAGGTAAGGGCGTGGATTCCGGGTTCAAATGGCTGGCTTCGACTTACCATTTTTTGCTGGAGAAGGCGCTTAGGGCAAGGATACTCGTTGTGATATTGGCGCTTGCCTTTTTCGCGGCGTCAATATTTTTCGTCGGCATTATGCGCAAAGAGTTTTTGCCGTCACAGGATATGAGCATGCTCATGTGCCGTCTTCAGACGCCGGTCGGCTCGTCGATCACATTAACCGACGAGCGTTCCAAACTGGCCGAAGATTTTCTTATGAGCAGGCCCGAGGTTAGCGATTACTTTTCGCTCGTCGGTGGTTTCGGCAGTGGCGAGGTTAATTCAAGCGTTATGTTCGTAACGCTGAAAGATCCCAAGAAGAGGCCCATCGTACCGCCTAATAAAAAACCGCTTACCCAGGGCGAGTTGATGACGGTATTCCGTAAGGAATTGAACAAAATACCGGATACTAAGGCTACCATACAGGATCTGTCGCTGTCAGGTTTCTCGGCGCAGAGAGGTTTTCCCGTTGAATTTACCGTCAGAGGGCCGGACTGGGAGAAGCTGTCGGCGTATTCCGACGAGATACGCGCGAAGATGGAAGAGTCGAAGCTTATGCTCGACGTCGACACCGATTTTCTTGCCAAGATACCGGAGATACGCGTCGTACCGAACAGGCAAAAGGCCGACGACATGGGTGTGAGTGTTTCCGCTATCGGAAGCGCGGTGAACGCTTTGATAGGCGGCGAGCGTATCGCGAAATATACCAAGGATGGGCGGCGCTACGACGTTAGGGTGCGGCTTATGCCGTCCCAGCGCACCGAGGAAGAGGATATAGAGAAGCTGTGGGTGTGGAACAACCGCAACGAGCTCGTCCAGCTGAAGAATGTCGTAACTATAAGTTCGAAACCGACGCCGATGACTATAACCCGGCGCAATAGAGAGCGGGCCATTACGATATACGCGAACGTTGCGCCCGGAAAATCGCAGACGGACGCTTTTAAAGAGGTTGAGCGCATAACAAAAAGCGTTCTCCCCGAAGGTTACAAGGCGGTATTCTCGGGTAGCGCTCAAACCGCTATCGAATCTTTGGTTAGCCTATTGATCGCTTTTATACTTGGTATACTTATCGCGTACATGGTGCTCGCGTCGCAATTCAATAGTTACCTGCATCCGCTGTCGGTATTATTCGCTCTGCCGTTCAGTATCTCGGGAGCGTTCATAAGCCTGTGGGTGTTTAACCAGTCGCTCAATATCTACAGTATGATCGGCCTTATCCTGCTGATGGGTATAGTAAAGAAGAACTCGATCCTCCTTGTAGACTTTACCAACCAGCATAGGGAGGCGGGACTCGAGGTTAAACCTGCGCTACTCAAGGCGTGCCCGATACGTCTGCGGCCGATACTCATGACGTCGATCGCTACCATATCCGCGGCGGTGCCGCCGGCGCTTGCCATAGGCCCGGGCGCTGAGACGCGCATCCCGATGTCCATAACCATTATAGGCGGCGTTATCGTCTCGACGCTATTTACGCTCTTCGTCGTGCCGTGTGTTTACAGTCTCTTTTCGAAATTAGAGCGCCGCCGCTACGACATCAAATTTGAGGACCTCGACGATAAAAATGACAGCGCGGTTGCCATGGAAGGCGATATTTAA
- a CDS encoding type II toxin-antitoxin system RelE/ParE family toxin encodes MELIETPIFTKKIVDLLSDDEYRELQWFLAINPEAGPVIPGGGGIRKLRWSSSGKGKSGGIRVIYYVYARGAKIYLLLPYKKSRQEDLTKEQLKILYDYIKGGVL; translated from the coding sequence ATGGAACTTATCGAAACCCCGATTTTTACAAAGAAAATAGTTGATCTTTTAAGTGATGATGAGTATCGGGAACTTCAATGGTTTTTGGCGATTAATCCCGAAGCGGGGCCGGTCATTCCAGGTGGCGGTGGCATAAGAAAATTACGTTGGAGTAGTAGTGGTAAAGGCAAAAGCGGAGGCATACGAGTTATTTACTACGTATATGCGAGAGGCGCAAAGATATATCTCCTGCTTCCGTATAAGAAATCAAGGCAAGAGGATTTAACAAAAGAGCAGTTAAAGATACTGTATGATTACATAAAAGGCGGTGTGCTATGA
- the nadS gene encoding NadS family protein: MKNKDFGDLLRSIDQARKIHAGKMKAGRVTKFNPVMVRAIRLKLHASQAVFAHMIGVSIDTLQNWEQGRRRPEGPALALLRIAEINPRIVIKALHGAN; encoded by the coding sequence ATGAAGAACAAAGACTTCGGAGATCTGTTAAGGAGTATCGACCAGGCGAGAAAGATACACGCCGGTAAGATGAAGGCTGGCAGGGTTACGAAATTTAATCCTGTTATGGTTAGGGCTATACGCTTAAAGCTTCACGCTTCTCAGGCCGTCTTTGCCCATATGATTGGCGTGAGTATCGATACGCTTCAGAATTGGGAACAAGGGCGCAGACGGCCGGAGGGTCCGGCTTTGGCATTACTCAGGATTGCCGAGATAAACCCTCGTATCGTCATAAAAGCTCTGCACGGAGCAAATTAA